The genomic region ATCAGCTCCTGGTCGTCGGCGATCAGGACCCGGGGCGGCGGCTCGGCGGCCGCCGGGGTGGTCATGCCCCCTCCAGCGGGAGCCGGGCGCGCACCCGGTAGCCGCCGCCGAGCCGGCGCCGGGCGTCCAGGTCGCCGCCGTAGACGGCGACGCGCTCGCGCAGCCCGAGCAGGCCGCGACCCGTTCCGTCGGCCCTGCCGCCCGGCGCGGGCGCGCCGCCGCGCAGCACGCTCGGCCCGCTGTTCAGCACCTCCACCCGCAGGTAGCGCTCGCTGTAACGCACCGTCACCTCGGCCTTCCCCCCGTCGCCGTGCCGCAGCGCATTGGTCAGCGCCTCCTGCACGATCCGATACGCCGTCAGGTCGATCCCGGTCGGCAGCGTGCGCGGCTCCCCCGAGATGCGCACCTCCACCGGCAGCCCGGCGAAGGCGATCCGGTCCACCAGCGCGCTGAGTCGGCGCAGGCTCGGCTGCGGCGCGAGGTCGGGCTCCCGGTCGGTGCCGTCCGCCGCCGGGGCGAGCAGGCCGAGCAGGTGGCGCAGCTCCGTCATCGCGTCCCGGCCCGCGCCCTCCACCGCGCCCAGCGCGGCGGCCGCCGCCTCGGGCATGCTCTCCAACACCTCACGGGCCGCGCCGGCCTGCACCACCATCAGGCTCACGTTGTGGCTGACGATGTCGTGCAGCTCCTGGGCGATCCGAGCCCGCTCGGCGTCCACCGCGCCGCGCGCCGCGCTCTCCCGCTCGCGCTCCAGCAGCCAGCCGCGGTCCTCCAGCGCCTTGCGGTGCAACCGCCGCTCACGCAGCAACGCCACCCCCAGCCAGCCCGCTGCGACCACCGCCGCCACCAGGGCGACGACCAACCAGCCCCCCGCGTCCCCGTGCATTCGGCCACCCTGGCAGAGCCCGGGGCGATCCGCATCATCCGGCGGATCCAGCACCGTACATCTCCGGTATGACCCCGGCCGCGGATTGGACCCAGGGGTGGACGCCGGGCCGTACCCGCTCCCGGCAGGCTTCGGTGTCATGACGGAACAGGGGCACCAGGGGAACCTGGACAACGTGGTCGTCCGGCTGGACGACGTGCGCAAGGAGTACGGCGAGACCGCCGCACTGGACGGGGTCTCACTGGAGATCAGGGCCGGCGAGGCGGTGGCCGTGATGGGGCCCTCGGGCTGCGGGAAGTCCACCCTGCTCAACATGGTGGCCGGGCTGGACCGGCCCAGCTCGGGCCGGGTGGTGGTGAACGGCGAGGACCTCGGCACGCTGAACGAGACCGGCCTGGCGCTCTTCCGCCGCCGCCGGATCGGCATGGTCTTCCAGTTCTTCAACCTGATCGACGACCTGCCGGCGCTGGACAACGTGGCGCTGGCCGCCCAGCTCACCGGCAGCTCGGCGAGCCAGGCCCGCCGGCGGGCGCTGGAGCTGCTGGACGAACTCGGCATCGCCGACCGGCGCTCGGTCTACCCGGCGGCGCTCAGCGGCGGCGAGCGCCAGCGGGTGGCGGTGGCCCGGGCGCTGATGAACCGTCCGGCGCTGCTGCTGGCCGACGAGCCGACCGGGGCGCTGGACAGCCGCTCCGGCGAGCAGGTGATGGACCTGCTGATCGACCTCAACCAGATCGGGCAGACCCTGCTGCTGGTGACCCACGACCAGCGCCTGGCCACCCGCTGCGCCAGCCGGCTGATCGAACTCGCCGACGGCAGGGTGGCCCGCGAGAGCGCCCTGGAGCGGACGGCATGAGCGCGGTCTGGCGGGCCTCCCGCGCCGCGGTCAAGCGCCGCCGGCTGCAGACCTTGGTGATCGGCCTGGTGGTCTTCCTCTCCGCCACCACCCTGGTGGTCGCGCTCGGCCTGCTGGACGCCACCACCGCCCCCTTCGAGCGGGTCTTCAACGGCCGGTCCGGCGCCCAGCTGACCGCCACCTTCGACCCCGCCAAGGCCACCGGGGCCCAGCTCGCCGAGACCGCCCGCCGGCCGGGCGTGACGGCCGCGGCCGGCCCGTTCGGCGAGGCCGTGGTGACGCTGACCGACCTGCCGGTGGGCAACCCGAGCCAGCCCTTCACCCTGGTCGGCCGGACCGACCCGGGCGGGCCGGTGGACCGGCTGGACGTCTGGGCCGGCCGCTGGGCCACCGCCCCGGGCGAGGTGGTGCTCAACCTGCCGCGCGCCGTCGGCACCCTCCCCGACCTGATCGGCTCCGCCCGCACCGTCACCGGCCACGGCAAGCTCACCGTGGTCGGCGTGGCCTACAGCGTGACCCAGTCGGCCGACGGCTGGGTGACACCCGATCAGCTGGCCGAGCTGCATCCCGGCGCCGTCCAGATGCTCTACCGCTTCGCCCACGCCGGGACGGCCGGCGAGGTCGACGCGGGCAAGGCGGTGGTCACCGGCGGGCTGCCGGCCGGCTCACTGGTCACCGCGCTCTCCTATCTGACGATCGAGCAGCAGATCGCCGCCGGACCGGGGGCGTACGTCCCGCTGCTGGTGACCTTCGGCGTTCTCGGCCTGATCGTGGCGGTGCTGATCGTCGGCAATGTGATCAGCGGTGCGGTGGTCTCGGGCTTCCGGCACATCGGGGTGCTCAAGGCGCTCGGCTTCACCCCGAACCAGGTGGTGGCGGTCTATCTGACGATGCTCTCGGTACCGGCGGTGGTCGGCTGCGTGCTCGGCACGGTGCTGGGCAACCTGGCGGCGCAGCCGCTGGTGACCCAGACGCTGCGCGGCTTCGGCGGCTCGGAGTACGTGATCAGCCCCTGGGTGGACGTGGTGACGCTGCTCGGCCTGCCCGTGGTGGTGGTGCTCGCCGCGCTGGTCCCGGCGCTGCGCGCACACCGGCTCTCCGCCGCCCGGGCGATCAGCGCGGGCAGCGCGCCCCGGCCCGGGCGGGCGCTGCGGGTCCAGCGCCGGCTGGCCGGCAGCCGGCTGCCGCGCTCGGTCAGCCTGGGCCTGGGCCTGCCGTTCGCCCGTCCGGGGCGGACCGCGCTGACCCTGGCGGCGGTGCTGCTCGGCGCCGCCACCGTCACCCTCACCACCGGGCTGACCAGCACCATGACCAAGTACGGCGACGCGATCGAGGGGTCCGGCCACCGGTCGGTCGAGGTCTACTCCGGCAAGGCCCGGATGGGCCAGACCGAGCCGCGGCTGAGCAGTACCGACACCGAGGCGATGCTGCGCGGCCTGCCGGGCGCGGTGCACGTGATGGCCGACTCCTACGTGGACGCCAACCTGGTCGGCTTCCCGCAGACCGCCACCATCAGCGCGATGCGTGGCGACTCGGCGGTCCTCGGCCCCACGCTGCTCAAGGGTCGCTGGTTCTCCGGCCCGGGCGAGATCGTCGCCTCCGCCGGCTTCCTGAAGAAGCGCGGGCTCGCCGTCGGCGACCACCTCACGGTGGACCTGGGCGGCCGGCAGGGCCAGGTGGCCATCGTCGGCACCGCCATGATCGGCGCACCCGACCTGGTCTTCGCCGACTGGCGGGCCGTCCAGGCGATCGCGCCGGACGACCAGGCCCTCACCTGGTCGGTGCAGTACGAGGTCCAACTCGCGCCCGGCACCGACTACAACGCGTACATGGCGGCCGTGGCGGCGGCCGACCCGGGGCTCTACCCGCACGACGCGCGGGCGGTGAACGCCGGCGCCGTGACCGTGATCAGCACCGCGAGCATCCTCACCCTGCTGCTCGGCACGGTCACCGCGCTCGGCGTCTTCAACACCGTGGTGCTCAACACCCGCGAGCGCCGCCGCGACCTGGGCATGCTCAAGTCGATCGGGATGACGCCGCGTCAGGTGACGGTGATGATGGTGACCTCGATGGCCGGGGTGGGCCTGGTCGGCGGACTGCTCGGGACGCCGATCGGGGTCCTCGCCCACCAGCTGATCGTGCCGCTCTCCTTCGGGGTGGGCGGGGTGCAGCTCCCCGGCTCCATGCTGCACATCTGGTCGCCGCCGCTGCTGGCCGCGCTCGCGCTGGCCGGGATGCTGATCGCGGCCCTGGGCGCGCTGCTGCCGGCCCGGTCGGCGGCTCGGCTGACCATCGCCGAGGTGCTGCGCAGCGAGTGACCGGCGGGTGCCCCGCGCGAGAGCGGGGCGCCCGCCTTTCGCGTCCCCGGCCGGCTCCGCAAGCCGTTTGCGTCGGGCGACAGTTCTTTGCGAAGAAACCGGCGCCGCCGCGATGAGCGGTGGGGTGGATCGACCGCGCTGCCTGGGGGCTATGTCGGCCTTGGCGCTTGCGCTGCTTCCAAGCGTATTTGCATGAGAGAAGACGTTGTTTGCGTGATCTGATAGATCCCTTGCTCTCACACGGTGGAAACAATACGCTCCCGCGAAAAGCAGCCGCCCACCCCGAGGGAGACCATGTCCAGTACCCGACCGGCGAGGGCCAGAGCCGCCGCGCTCACGCTCCTCGCCATGCTCCTGGCCCTGCTGCCGCTGCTCAGTCCCGCGCCCGCCCGCGCGGCCGGCACCAACCTGGCGCTGGGCAAGGCCGCCTCGGCCAGCAGCACCACCGATGTCTACGCGGCCGGCGATCTCAACGACGGCAACCAGTCCAGCTACTGGGAGAGCGCCAACAACGCCTTCCCGCAGTGGGCGCAGATCGACCTCGGCGCGATCGCTTCGGTGAACCAGGTGGTGCTCAAGCTGCCGACCGCGAACTGGGCGGCCCGCACCCAGACGCTCTCCCTGCTGTCCAGCACCGACGGCAGCAGCTTCGGCACCGTGGTCGCCTCGGCCGGCTACACCTTCGACCCGGCGAGCAACAACACCGTCACCATCAACTTCGCCGCCACCAACGCCCGTTACCTGCGGGCCACGATCACCGCGAACACCGGTTGGCCGGCCGGCCAGCTGTCCGAGTTCGAGATCTACGGCACCCTCGGCGGTGACACCGCCCCGCCCACCGCGCCGACCAACCTCGCCTACACCCAGCCGCAGTCCGGCCAGATCAGGCTGACCTGGGGCGCCTCGACCGACAACGTCGGCGTCACCGGCTACGACGTCTACGCCAACGGCGCCAAGGTGGCGACCGTCGACGGCGCGACCCTGAGCTACACCGACAGCCGGCCGGACACCGCCACGGTCGGCTACACCGTGCGCGCCCACGACGCGGCGGGCAACCAGTCGCCGGACAGCAACAGCGTCACCCGCACCGGCTCCGGCGGCGGGACCGGCAGCAACCTGGCCGTCGGCAAGCCGATCTCCGGCAGCGCCAACACCTACGTCTACGCCCCCGCCAACGCCAACGACGGCGACCTGACCACCTACTTCGAGGGCTCCAGCTACCCGAGCACCCTCACCGTCAAGCTCGGCGCCAACGCGGACCTGAGCGCCGTCAAGGTGCTGCTCAACCCGGCCTCCGTCTGGTCCGCCCGGACCCAGACCATCCAGGTGCTGGGCCGCGAGCAGAGCGCCAGCGGCTTCACCTCCATCAGCGCCGCGCAGACCTACGGCTTCGACCCCGCCACCGGAAACGCCGTCACCATCCCGGTCGGCGCCCGCGTTTCGGACGTGGAGCTGAGCATCACCGGCAACAGCGGCGCACCGGGCGGGCAGGTCGCCGAGTTCCAGGTGATCGGCACGCCGGCGCCCAACCCGGACCTGACCGTCACCGCCTCCTCCTGGACGCCCACCGCGCCCGTGGAGACCGACCCGGTGACCGTCTCGGCCAGCGTCAAGAACGCCGGCAACGCCGCGGCGGGCGCCACCAGCGTCAACTTCTACCTGGGCAGCGCCAAGGTCGCCACCGCCGCGGTCGGCGCGCTGGCCGCGGGCGCGTCCCAGACCGTCAGCGCCTCGATCGGCACCCAGCCGGCGGGCGGTTACCCGCTGACCGCCAAGGTGAACGAGAACGGCGCCGTCATCGAGTCGAACACCGGCAACAACAGCTACACCAACCCGGGCAACCTGGTGGTCGCCGCCGTCCAGAGCTCGGACCTGGTCGCCGCGCCGGTCGCCTGGACGCCGTCGAACCCGTCGGCCGGAAACGCGGTCGGCTTCTCGGTGACGCTGAAGAACCAGGGCAACCTGGCCACCGCGAGCGGCTCGCACGCGATCACCAGCACGCTGCTGGACAGCACCGGTGCGACCGTGCAGACCTTCACCGGCTCGTACAGCGGCTCGTTGGCCCCGGGCGCCAGCAGCGCGCCGGTGGCGATGGGCAGTTGGACGGCCGTGGACGGCAAGTACACCGTGCACACGGTGATCGCCGCCGACGCCGACGAGTTGTCGGTCAAGCAGGCCAACAACACCAGTGACACGCCGCTGGCGGTCGGCCGCGGCGCCAACATGCCGTACGACACCTACCAGGCCGAGGACGGCCAACTCGGCGGCGGCGCGGCCGTGGTCGGCCCCAACCGGGTCATCGGCGACCTGGCCGGCGAGGCCTCCGGCCGCAAGGCGGTCACGCTCAACTCGACCGGCTCGTACGTGCAGTGGATCTCGCGGGAGAGCACCAACACGCTGGTCACCCGGTTCTCCGTCCCGGACGCCCCGGGCGGCGGCGGCAGCACGGCCACCCTCGACCTGTACGTGAACGGCACGCTGGTCCAGCCGGTCACGCTGACCTCGCACTACGCCTGGCTGTACGGCGCCGAGACCGGCCCGGGCAACGACCCCGGCGCCGGCGGGCCGCGCCACATCTACGACGAGGCGCACGTGCTGCTGGGCCAGACCATCCCGGCCGGCGCCACCATCAAGCTGCAGAAGGACGCCGCCAACTCCTCCCAGTACGCGATCGACTTCGTCGACCTCGAGCAGGCCACCGCGGTCGCCAACCCGGACCCCGCCGCCTACGTCACCCCCGCCGGCTTCGCCCAGCAGGACGTGCAGAACGCGCTCGACAAGGTCCGGATGGACACCACCGGCACCCTGACCGGCGTCTACCTGCCCGTCGGCCAGTACCAGGTGTCCAGCAAGCTCCAGGTCTACGGCAAGGCCGTCAAGGTGCTCGGCGCCGGCCCCTGGTTCACCCAGTTCGACTCCCCCACCACCCAGGACAGCACCGACGACGGCTGGTCGGTCTCGGCCAGCGCGAACGGCTCCTCGTTCGCCGGCTTCGCCTGGTTCGGCAACTACGTCTCGCGGATCGACGGCCCGGGCAAGGTCTTCGACCTCACCGACGTCTCCAACCTCACCGTCGACAACATCTGGATCGAGCACCAGGTGTGCGCCATCTGGGGGACGCACGTCAACGGCCTGACCGCGACCGACCTGCGCATCCGCGACACCTTCGCCGACGGCATCAACCTGACCAACGGCAGCCAGAACAACCTGGTCAGCAACGACGAGGCCCGCTCCACCGGTGACGACAGCTTCGCCCTGTTCGCCGCCACCGACCACAACAGCGCCGACCTGAAGAACAACACCTTCCAGAACCTCACCGCACTGACCCCCTGGCGGGCGGCCGGCGTCGCGGTCTACGGCGGCTACGCCAACACCCTGCAGAACCTGTACGTCGCCGACACCCTCACCTACGCCGGCATCACCGTCAGCTCGCTGAACTTCGGCTACCCCTTCGAGGGCTTCGGGGCCAGCCCGCAGACCGTGATCCAGAACGTCTCGCTGGTCCGCGACGGCGGGCACTTCTGGGGCAGCCAGGTCTTCCCCGCGCTCTGGCTCTTCTCGGCCACCCAGCCCTTCCAGGGCATCCGGATCAACAACCTGGACATCACCGACCCGACCTACGCGGGCATCATGTTCCAGACCGACTACTCCGGCGGCACCGCGCTCAACCCGATCACCGACACGGTCTTCACCAACGTCAGCATCACCGGCGCGCAGCAGAGCGGTGACGCCTACAACGCCAAGTCCGGCTACGGGATCTGGGCCAACCCGCTGCCGGAGAGCGGGCAGGGACCGGCGGTCGGCTCGGTCACCTTCAACCACCTGACCGAGAACAACAACCACATCGACCTGTACAACCCCACCTCGACCTTCACCATCACCGTCAACCCGTAACCGGCCAAGCCGTCAGGGCGCACGTCCGATCGGGTGTGCCGTTGGTGATTCCCGTGCGCAGCCGCCGCGAGCCGGGCAGGCTGGGGCGGGAACACCACAGCGCGAGTACCGGCGACCGACGAAGGAGTGCGCCCATGACGGCGGCGAGCGCCAAACTGCTGATCGACGGTTTCGAGCGGGTCCGGGAGGAGGTGGCCGAGGCGCTGGACGGGCTGACCCCCGAGGAGCTGGCCTGGCGGGGGCACGACCAGCGGACCAATCCGGTCGGCTGGCTGGTCTGGCATCTGAGCCGGGTTCAGGACCTGCAGATCTCCGATGTCGCCGAGCTGCCGGAGGTGTGGATCGCCC from Kitasatospora azatica KCTC 9699 harbors:
- a CDS encoding sensor histidine kinase — translated: MHGDAGGWLVVALVAAVVAAGWLGVALLRERRLHRKALEDRGWLLERERESAARGAVDAERARIAQELHDIVSHNVSLMVVQAGAAREVLESMPEAAAAALGAVEGAGRDAMTELRHLLGLLAPAADGTDREPDLAPQPSLRRLSALVDRIAFAGLPVEVRISGEPRTLPTGIDLTAYRIVQEALTNALRHGDGGKAEVTVRYSERYLRVEVLNSGPSVLRGGAPAPGGRADGTGRGLLGLRERVAVYGGDLDARRRLGGGYRVRARLPLEGA
- a CDS encoding discoidin domain-containing protein; the protein is MSSTRPARARAAALTLLAMLLALLPLLSPAPARAAGTNLALGKAASASSTTDVYAAGDLNDGNQSSYWESANNAFPQWAQIDLGAIASVNQVVLKLPTANWAARTQTLSLLSSTDGSSFGTVVASAGYTFDPASNNTVTINFAATNARYLRATITANTGWPAGQLSEFEIYGTLGGDTAPPTAPTNLAYTQPQSGQIRLTWGASTDNVGVTGYDVYANGAKVATVDGATLSYTDSRPDTATVGYTVRAHDAAGNQSPDSNSVTRTGSGGGTGSNLAVGKPISGSANTYVYAPANANDGDLTTYFEGSSYPSTLTVKLGANADLSAVKVLLNPASVWSARTQTIQVLGREQSASGFTSISAAQTYGFDPATGNAVTIPVGARVSDVELSITGNSGAPGGQVAEFQVIGTPAPNPDLTVTASSWTPTAPVETDPVTVSASVKNAGNAAAGATSVNFYLGSAKVATAAVGALAAGASQTVSASIGTQPAGGYPLTAKVNENGAVIESNTGNNSYTNPGNLVVAAVQSSDLVAAPVAWTPSNPSAGNAVGFSVTLKNQGNLATASGSHAITSTLLDSTGATVQTFTGSYSGSLAPGASSAPVAMGSWTAVDGKYTVHTVIAADADELSVKQANNTSDTPLAVGRGANMPYDTYQAEDGQLGGGAAVVGPNRVIGDLAGEASGRKAVTLNSTGSYVQWISRESTNTLVTRFSVPDAPGGGGSTATLDLYVNGTLVQPVTLTSHYAWLYGAETGPGNDPGAGGPRHIYDEAHVLLGQTIPAGATIKLQKDAANSSQYAIDFVDLEQATAVANPDPAAYVTPAGFAQQDVQNALDKVRMDTTGTLTGVYLPVGQYQVSSKLQVYGKAVKVLGAGPWFTQFDSPTTQDSTDDGWSVSASANGSSFAGFAWFGNYVSRIDGPGKVFDLTDVSNLTVDNIWIEHQVCAIWGTHVNGLTATDLRIRDTFADGINLTNGSQNNLVSNDEARSTGDDSFALFAATDHNSADLKNNTFQNLTALTPWRAAGVAVYGGYANTLQNLYVADTLTYAGITVSSLNFGYPFEGFGASPQTVIQNVSLVRDGGHFWGSQVFPALWLFSATQPFQGIRINNLDITDPTYAGIMFQTDYSGGTALNPITDTVFTNVSITGAQQSGDAYNAKSGYGIWANPLPESGQGPAVGSVTFNHLTENNNHIDLYNPTSTFTITVNP
- a CDS encoding FtsX-like permease family protein, encoding MSAVWRASRAAVKRRRLQTLVIGLVVFLSATTLVVALGLLDATTAPFERVFNGRSGAQLTATFDPAKATGAQLAETARRPGVTAAAGPFGEAVVTLTDLPVGNPSQPFTLVGRTDPGGPVDRLDVWAGRWATAPGEVVLNLPRAVGTLPDLIGSARTVTGHGKLTVVGVAYSVTQSADGWVTPDQLAELHPGAVQMLYRFAHAGTAGEVDAGKAVVTGGLPAGSLVTALSYLTIEQQIAAGPGAYVPLLVTFGVLGLIVAVLIVGNVISGAVVSGFRHIGVLKALGFTPNQVVAVYLTMLSVPAVVGCVLGTVLGNLAAQPLVTQTLRGFGGSEYVISPWVDVVTLLGLPVVVVLAALVPALRAHRLSAARAISAGSAPRPGRALRVQRRLAGSRLPRSVSLGLGLPFARPGRTALTLAAVLLGAATVTLTTGLTSTMTKYGDAIEGSGHRSVEVYSGKARMGQTEPRLSSTDTEAMLRGLPGAVHVMADSYVDANLVGFPQTATISAMRGDSAVLGPTLLKGRWFSGPGEIVASAGFLKKRGLAVGDHLTVDLGGRQGQVAIVGTAMIGAPDLVFADWRAVQAIAPDDQALTWSVQYEVQLAPGTDYNAYMAAVAAADPGLYPHDARAVNAGAVTVISTASILTLLLGTVTALGVFNTVVLNTRERRRDLGMLKSIGMTPRQVTVMMVTSMAGVGLVGGLLGTPIGVLAHQLIVPLSFGVGGVQLPGSMLHIWSPPLLAALALAGMLIAALGALLPARSAARLTIAEVLRSE
- a CDS encoding ABC transporter ATP-binding protein, whose protein sequence is MTEQGHQGNLDNVVVRLDDVRKEYGETAALDGVSLEIRAGEAVAVMGPSGCGKSTLLNMVAGLDRPSSGRVVVNGEDLGTLNETGLALFRRRRIGMVFQFFNLIDDLPALDNVALAAQLTGSSASQARRRALELLDELGIADRRSVYPAALSGGERQRVAVARALMNRPALLLADEPTGALDSRSGEQVMDLLIDLNQIGQTLLLVTHDQRLATRCASRLIELADGRVARESALERTA